In the genome of Andrena cerasifolii isolate SP2316 chromosome 5, iyAndCera1_principal, whole genome shotgun sequence, one region contains:
- the Sergef gene encoding secretion regulating guanine nucleotide exchange factor produces the protein MSYSLLSWGANSHGQLGQGVRSEECVQPLEVNLSKCSLESRGIKKIVGGAGHTLILDAEGRVYSCGWNNRGQAGFPINEDVVSFREIGGKLKDNVIIDVACGWDCSAALTIGGTLLLWGSNCFGQLGKHPSSLQWTHEPFEFTTDRRIERVSIGLRHTALVTRDRKILVAGSGSKGQLGLSPSENEEYLNPAFAFTEVPTLTNMRDVSCGQRHTIAITENGDVYAFGDNKHGQLGLDTNTFSKTSFPVRVPSIQFDPSVKTYCGWTHTVALSDGQVFSWGRNTYGQLGCAEFQGPSSWKIMRIESLAKIRQVSVGSEHSVAVTENERIFCWGWNEHGNCGTGHTKDVKLPEQLPFPFEFAATHVGSGAGHSFAVIKRL, from the exons CGGTCGGAAGAATGCGTGCAGCCCCTCGAAGTGAATTTATCCAAGTGCTCATTAGAGTCGCGAGGAATAAAGAAGATAGTCGGCGGTGCTGGTCACACGTTAATTCTGGACGCTGAGGGTCGCGTTTATTCCTGTGGCTGGAACAATAGAGGACAGGCAGGTTTCCCCATAAACGAGGACGTAGTTTCATTTAGGGAAATAGGGGGCAAGTTGAAAGACAATGTGATAATAGACGTAGCCTGCGGCTGGGATTGTTCCGCGGCGTTAACAATAGGAGGCACTTTGCTTCTATGGGGGTCGAATTGTTTCGGGCAATTGGGAAAACACCCGAGCAGCCTTCAGTGGACACACGAGCCTTTCGAGTTCACGACTGATAGAAGAATTGAACGGGTTTCCATCGGCTTAAGACACACTGCTCTAGTAACgagggatcgtaaaattttagtGGCGGGCTCAGGTAGCAAAGGCCAGTTGGGATTAAGCCCCTCGGAGAATGAAGAATACTTAAATCCTGCATTCGCCTTCACAGAAG TTCCAACACTGACAAACATGCGTGACGTGAGTTGTGGTCAACGCCATACGATCGCAATAACGGAGAATGGAGATGTTTATGCGTTCGGTGATAATAAACACGGTCAACTGGGCTTGGATACCAACACCTTCTCGAAAACGTCGTTTCCAGTGAGAGTACCGAGTATTCAATTTGATCCATCGGTGAAAACGTATTGCGGCTGGACGCATACGGTTGCATTGAGTG ATGGGCAGGTATTTTCATGGGGACGAAACACGTACGGCCAATTAGGCTGCGCAGAATTTCAAGGACCGTCATCTTGGAAAATCATGCGCATCGAGAGTCTTGCGAAAATTCGCCAGGTCTCAGTCGGCTCGGAACACAGCGTTGCTGTAACTG AGAATGAAAGAATTTTCTGCTGGGGTTGGAACGAGCACGGAAATTGCGGAACTGGCCATACAAAGGACGTGAAGTTGCCGGAACAGCTTCCGTTTCCATTTGAATTCGCGGCAACTCATGTGGGAAGCGGCGCTGGTCATTCGTTCGCTGTAATAAAAAGATTATGA
- the Fam92 gene encoding CBY1 interacting BAR domain containing protein Fam92 isoform X1 has translation MLRSRSQNSVWEQEAKFVQDRISNVEKHFAELCTAFATYTRKAARLRDKGDEVAKVIQAYAQSETVNRSLATGLTNFSATLSVISDYRDAEVQRFDAKIIAPLSQYAMICKHARDDVKNTFSARDKELTRKRHLDRLRERNPRNRQMISQAESELMKASVEVSRVVKGLEEQIDSFEKRKLHDLKTVLLDFVVIELSFHAKTLELLTKAYQDIAEIDEAKDLEVRCVIIISVTFHTNRAERTLRFRNNKIKIVATFFSQDFQTIRGNMNGGFREMVHVPDAVARLSTVGRTSFRQAYSLTSLASRFTSSPMISQKLANRTTESIDSAKSSLKTNSSESVQIEEYGDSSEESESESIKEKPIKRQANSEHATSKRFVFRAVPPVPSYQKSLTMPMNINYR, from the exons ATGTTACGTTCACGATCCCAAAACAGCGTCTG GGAACAGGAGGCGAAATTTGTGCAAGATCGAATATCTAATGTGGAGAAGCATTTTGCAGAATTGTGCACGGCATTTGCAACATATACAAGGAAAGCGGCAAG ATTACGCGACAAAGGGGATGAAGTCGCTAAAGTAATACAAGCTTATGCACAATCGGAAACTGTAAATCGGTCGCTCGCTACCGGCCTAACGAATTTTTCTGCGACCCTGTCGGTGATAAGCGATTACAG AGATGCCGAAGTGCAGAGATTCGACGCGAAAATAATTGCTCCTCTGTCTCAGTATGCGATGATTTGCAAGCACGCCCGAGACGatgttaaaaatacattttcagCCCGTGATAAAGAGTTGACAAGGAAAAGGCATCTGGACAGACTCAGAGAACGAAATCCTAGAAACAGGCAAATGATT TCGCAAGCTGAGTCTGAGCTGATGAAAGCTTCCGTCGAAGTCTCAAGGGTCGTAAAAGGCTTGGAAGAACAAATCGATTCGTTCGAAAAGCGGAAGTTGCACGATCTGAAAACAGTGCTCTTAGATTTTGTCGTTATCGAGTTAAGTTTTCACGCGAAAACTCTGGAATTACTAACGAAAGCGTATCAAGATATTGCCGAAATCGATGAAGCTAAAGATTTAGAGGTGAGATGCGTAATAATTATCTCTGTAACTTTTCACACAAATCGTGCCGAACGTACTCTACGATTCCGTAATAACAAAATCAAGATTGTTGCAACGTTCTTCTCACAGGACTTTCAAACGATCAGAGGAAACATGAATGGG GGATTTCGCGAAATGGTACATGTACCTGACGCAGTTGCCAGATTGTCTACTGTTGGACGAACTTCATTCAGACAAGCTTATTCTCTCACCAGCTTGGCCAGTCGGTTTACATCATCCCCCATGATTTCGCAGAAATTAGCTAATCGCACGACCGAATCCATA GATTCTGCGAAATCTAGCTTGAAAACAAACTCTTCTGAATCTGTACAAATCGAAGAATACGGAGACAGCTCAGAAGAGTCAGAGTCTGAATCCATTAAAGAAAAACCT ATCAAACGGCAAGCAAACTCTGAACACGCAACTTCAAAGCGATTTGTATTTAGAGCAGTGCCACCAGTTCCTTCCTATCAGAAGTCTTTAACAATGCCtatgaatattaattatagataa
- the Fam92 gene encoding CBY1 interacting BAR domain containing protein Fam92 isoform X5 yields the protein MLRSRSQNSVWEQEAKFVQDRISNVEKHFAELCTAFATYTRKAARLRDKGDEVAKVIQAYAQSETVNRSLATGLTNFSATLSVISDYRDAEVQRFDAKIIAPLSQYAMICKHARDDVKNTFSARDKELTRKRHLDRLRERNPRNRQMISQAESELMKASVEVSRVVKGLEEQIDSFEKRKLHDLKTVLLDFVVIELSFHAKTLELLTKAYQDIAEIDEAKDLEDFQTIRGNMNGGFREMVHVPDAVARLSTVGRTSFRQAYSLTSLASRFTSSPMISQKLANRTTESIDSAKSSLKTNSSESVQIEEYGDSSEESESESIKEKPVRTRHKSM from the exons ATGTTACGTTCACGATCCCAAAACAGCGTCTG GGAACAGGAGGCGAAATTTGTGCAAGATCGAATATCTAATGTGGAGAAGCATTTTGCAGAATTGTGCACGGCATTTGCAACATATACAAGGAAAGCGGCAAG ATTACGCGACAAAGGGGATGAAGTCGCTAAAGTAATACAAGCTTATGCACAATCGGAAACTGTAAATCGGTCGCTCGCTACCGGCCTAACGAATTTTTCTGCGACCCTGTCGGTGATAAGCGATTACAG AGATGCCGAAGTGCAGAGATTCGACGCGAAAATAATTGCTCCTCTGTCTCAGTATGCGATGATTTGCAAGCACGCCCGAGACGatgttaaaaatacattttcagCCCGTGATAAAGAGTTGACAAGGAAAAGGCATCTGGACAGACTCAGAGAACGAAATCCTAGAAACAGGCAAATGATT TCGCAAGCTGAGTCTGAGCTGATGAAAGCTTCCGTCGAAGTCTCAAGGGTCGTAAAAGGCTTGGAAGAACAAATCGATTCGTTCGAAAAGCGGAAGTTGCACGATCTGAAAACAGTGCTCTTAGATTTTGTCGTTATCGAGTTAAGTTTTCACGCGAAAACTCTGGAATTACTAACGAAAGCGTATCAAGATATTGCCGAAATCGATGAAGCTAAAGATTTAGAG GACTTTCAAACGATCAGAGGAAACATGAATGGG GGATTTCGCGAAATGGTACATGTACCTGACGCAGTTGCCAGATTGTCTACTGTTGGACGAACTTCATTCAGACAAGCTTATTCTCTCACCAGCTTGGCCAGTCGGTTTACATCATCCCCCATGATTTCGCAGAAATTAGCTAATCGCACGACCGAATCCATA GATTCTGCGAAATCTAGCTTGAAAACAAACTCTTCTGAATCTGTACAAATCGAAGAATACGGAGACAGCTCAGAAGAGTCAGAGTCTGAATCCATTAAAGAAAAACCTGTGAGAACCAGGCATAAATCAATGTAA
- the Fam92 gene encoding CBY1 interacting BAR domain containing protein Fam92 isoform X2: MLRSRSQNSVWEQEAKFVQDRISNVEKHFAELCTAFATYTRKAARLRDKGDEVAKVIQAYAQSETVNRSLATGLTNFSATLSVISDYRDAEVQRFDAKIIAPLSQYAMICKHARDDVKNTFSARDKELTRKRHLDRLRERNPRNRQMISQAESELMKASVEVSRVVKGLEEQIDSFEKRKLHDLKTVLLDFVVIELSFHAKTLELLTKAYQDIAEIDEAKDLEDFQTIRGNMNGGFREMVHVPDAVARLSTVGRTSFRQAYSLTSLASRFTSSPMISQKLANRTTESIDSAKSSLKTNSSESVQIEEYGDSSEESESESIKEKPIKRQANSEHATSKRFVFRAVPPVPSYQKSLTMPMNINYR; this comes from the exons ATGTTACGTTCACGATCCCAAAACAGCGTCTG GGAACAGGAGGCGAAATTTGTGCAAGATCGAATATCTAATGTGGAGAAGCATTTTGCAGAATTGTGCACGGCATTTGCAACATATACAAGGAAAGCGGCAAG ATTACGCGACAAAGGGGATGAAGTCGCTAAAGTAATACAAGCTTATGCACAATCGGAAACTGTAAATCGGTCGCTCGCTACCGGCCTAACGAATTTTTCTGCGACCCTGTCGGTGATAAGCGATTACAG AGATGCCGAAGTGCAGAGATTCGACGCGAAAATAATTGCTCCTCTGTCTCAGTATGCGATGATTTGCAAGCACGCCCGAGACGatgttaaaaatacattttcagCCCGTGATAAAGAGTTGACAAGGAAAAGGCATCTGGACAGACTCAGAGAACGAAATCCTAGAAACAGGCAAATGATT TCGCAAGCTGAGTCTGAGCTGATGAAAGCTTCCGTCGAAGTCTCAAGGGTCGTAAAAGGCTTGGAAGAACAAATCGATTCGTTCGAAAAGCGGAAGTTGCACGATCTGAAAACAGTGCTCTTAGATTTTGTCGTTATCGAGTTAAGTTTTCACGCGAAAACTCTGGAATTACTAACGAAAGCGTATCAAGATATTGCCGAAATCGATGAAGCTAAAGATTTAGAG GACTTTCAAACGATCAGAGGAAACATGAATGGG GGATTTCGCGAAATGGTACATGTACCTGACGCAGTTGCCAGATTGTCTACTGTTGGACGAACTTCATTCAGACAAGCTTATTCTCTCACCAGCTTGGCCAGTCGGTTTACATCATCCCCCATGATTTCGCAGAAATTAGCTAATCGCACGACCGAATCCATA GATTCTGCGAAATCTAGCTTGAAAACAAACTCTTCTGAATCTGTACAAATCGAAGAATACGGAGACAGCTCAGAAGAGTCAGAGTCTGAATCCATTAAAGAAAAACCT ATCAAACGGCAAGCAAACTCTGAACACGCAACTTCAAAGCGATTTGTATTTAGAGCAGTGCCACCAGTTCCTTCCTATCAGAAGTCTTTAACAATGCCtatgaatattaattatagataa
- the Fam92 gene encoding CBY1 interacting BAR domain containing protein Fam92 isoform X3, which produces MLRSRSQNSVWEQEAKFVQDRISNVEKHFAELCTAFATYTRKAARLRDKGDEVAKVIQAYAQSETVNRSLATGLTNFSATLSVISDYRDAEVQRFDAKIIAPLSQYAMICKHARDDVKNTFSARDKELTRKRHLDRLRERNPRNRQMISQAESELMKASVEVSRVVKGLEEQIDSFEKRKLHDLKTVLLDFVVIELSFHAKTLELLTKAYQDIAEIDEAKDLEGFREMVHVPDAVARLSTVGRTSFRQAYSLTSLASRFTSSPMISQKLANRTTESIDSAKSSLKTNSSESVQIEEYGDSSEESESESIKEKPIKRQANSEHATSKRFVFRAVPPVPSYQKSLTMPMNINYR; this is translated from the exons ATGTTACGTTCACGATCCCAAAACAGCGTCTG GGAACAGGAGGCGAAATTTGTGCAAGATCGAATATCTAATGTGGAGAAGCATTTTGCAGAATTGTGCACGGCATTTGCAACATATACAAGGAAAGCGGCAAG ATTACGCGACAAAGGGGATGAAGTCGCTAAAGTAATACAAGCTTATGCACAATCGGAAACTGTAAATCGGTCGCTCGCTACCGGCCTAACGAATTTTTCTGCGACCCTGTCGGTGATAAGCGATTACAG AGATGCCGAAGTGCAGAGATTCGACGCGAAAATAATTGCTCCTCTGTCTCAGTATGCGATGATTTGCAAGCACGCCCGAGACGatgttaaaaatacattttcagCCCGTGATAAAGAGTTGACAAGGAAAAGGCATCTGGACAGACTCAGAGAACGAAATCCTAGAAACAGGCAAATGATT TCGCAAGCTGAGTCTGAGCTGATGAAAGCTTCCGTCGAAGTCTCAAGGGTCGTAAAAGGCTTGGAAGAACAAATCGATTCGTTCGAAAAGCGGAAGTTGCACGATCTGAAAACAGTGCTCTTAGATTTTGTCGTTATCGAGTTAAGTTTTCACGCGAAAACTCTGGAATTACTAACGAAAGCGTATCAAGATATTGCCGAAATCGATGAAGCTAAAGATTTAGAG GGATTTCGCGAAATGGTACATGTACCTGACGCAGTTGCCAGATTGTCTACTGTTGGACGAACTTCATTCAGACAAGCTTATTCTCTCACCAGCTTGGCCAGTCGGTTTACATCATCCCCCATGATTTCGCAGAAATTAGCTAATCGCACGACCGAATCCATA GATTCTGCGAAATCTAGCTTGAAAACAAACTCTTCTGAATCTGTACAAATCGAAGAATACGGAGACAGCTCAGAAGAGTCAGAGTCTGAATCCATTAAAGAAAAACCT ATCAAACGGCAAGCAAACTCTGAACACGCAACTTCAAAGCGATTTGTATTTAGAGCAGTGCCACCAGTTCCTTCCTATCAGAAGTCTTTAACAATGCCtatgaatattaattatagataa
- the Fam92 gene encoding CBY1 interacting BAR domain containing protein Fam92 isoform X4 → MLRSRSQNSVWEQEAKFVQDRISNVEKHFAELCTAFATYTRKAARLRDKGDEVAKVIQAYAQSETVNRSLATGLTNFSATLSVISDYRDAEVQRFDAKIIAPLSQYAMICKHARDDVKNTFSARDKELTRKRHLDRLRERNPRNRQMISQAESELMKASVEVSRVVKGLEEQIDSFEKRKLHDLKTVLLDFVVIELSFHAKTLELLTKAYQDIAEIDEAKDLEVRCVIIISVTFHTNRAERTLRFRNNKIKIVATFFSQDFQTIRGNMNGGFREMVHVPDAVARLSTVGRTSFRQAYSLTSLASRFTSSPMISQKLANRTTESIVSYIYYFRLMRND, encoded by the exons ATGTTACGTTCACGATCCCAAAACAGCGTCTG GGAACAGGAGGCGAAATTTGTGCAAGATCGAATATCTAATGTGGAGAAGCATTTTGCAGAATTGTGCACGGCATTTGCAACATATACAAGGAAAGCGGCAAG ATTACGCGACAAAGGGGATGAAGTCGCTAAAGTAATACAAGCTTATGCACAATCGGAAACTGTAAATCGGTCGCTCGCTACCGGCCTAACGAATTTTTCTGCGACCCTGTCGGTGATAAGCGATTACAG AGATGCCGAAGTGCAGAGATTCGACGCGAAAATAATTGCTCCTCTGTCTCAGTATGCGATGATTTGCAAGCACGCCCGAGACGatgttaaaaatacattttcagCCCGTGATAAAGAGTTGACAAGGAAAAGGCATCTGGACAGACTCAGAGAACGAAATCCTAGAAACAGGCAAATGATT TCGCAAGCTGAGTCTGAGCTGATGAAAGCTTCCGTCGAAGTCTCAAGGGTCGTAAAAGGCTTGGAAGAACAAATCGATTCGTTCGAAAAGCGGAAGTTGCACGATCTGAAAACAGTGCTCTTAGATTTTGTCGTTATCGAGTTAAGTTTTCACGCGAAAACTCTGGAATTACTAACGAAAGCGTATCAAGATATTGCCGAAATCGATGAAGCTAAAGATTTAGAGGTGAGATGCGTAATAATTATCTCTGTAACTTTTCACACAAATCGTGCCGAACGTACTCTACGATTCCGTAATAACAAAATCAAGATTGTTGCAACGTTCTTCTCACAGGACTTTCAAACGATCAGAGGAAACATGAATGGG GGATTTCGCGAAATGGTACATGTACCTGACGCAGTTGCCAGATTGTCTACTGTTGGACGAACTTCATTCAGACAAGCTTATTCTCTCACCAGCTTGGCCAGTCGGTTTACATCATCCCCCATGATTTCGCAGAAATTAGCTAATCGCACGACCGAATCCATAGTAAGTTACATATATTACTTCAGGCTAATGcgtaatgattaa
- the LOC143369308 gene encoding uncharacterized protein LOC143369308 — protein MADIKQDHKGEETDNYGMGNSADPKNMQELTQYVQTLLQNMQDKFQTMSDQILGRIDEMGNRIDDLEKNIADLMTQAGVEGGDK, from the exons ATGGCAGATATTAAACAGGATCACAAAGGCGAGGAAACTGATAATTATGGGATGGGCAATAGCGCCGATCCAAAGAATATGCAAGAACTGACGCAATAC GTACAGACACTGTTGCAGAACATGCAGGACAAGTTTCAGACAATGTCGGATCAAATTCTAGGACGAA tagatGAAATGGGAAACAGAATAGATGATCTTGAAAAGAATATTGCAGATCTAATGACACAGGCTGGGGTAGAAGGAGGGGACAAATAA
- the LOC143369317 gene encoding endoplasmic reticulum-Golgi intermediate compartment protein 2: MLRRRNVNIKTVKELDAFPKVPEPYVDKTAVGGTFSIFIVVTIAYLIIAETSYYLDSRLQFKFEPDTDIDAKLKINIDITVAMPCSRIGADVLDSTNQNMIGHQALEEEDTWWELTQEQRSHFEALKHMNSYLREEYHAIHELLWKSNQVTLYSEMPKRSHPPSYAPNACRIHGSLNVNKVAGNFHITAGKSLSIPRGHIHISAFMTDKHYNFTHRINKFSFGGPSPGIVHPLEGDEKIADNNMILYQYFVEVVPTDIQTLLTTSKTYQYSVKDHQRPIDHQKGSHGIPGIFFKYDMSALKIKVTQQRDTVCQFLVKLCATVGGIFVTSGLIKNIVQSFWYIVCCKFLPSEDSKNDKKFMNPMNAESNYNRVVGTINLLNVAVPESMDIMFKPQ, from the exons ATGTTGAGGAGACGGAACGTTAATATTAAAACTGTCAAAGAACTAGATGCATTTCCCAAAGTTCCTGAACCATATGTTGATAAGACTGCAGTCGGAGGAACAT TTTCCATATTTATAGTCGTCACTATTGCGTATCTAATAATAGCCGAAACAAGTTACTACCTTGATAGCAGATTGCAATTCAAATTTGAACCAGACACGGACATAGatgctaaattaaaaataaacatcGATATAACTGTTGCAATGCCATGTAGCCGCATCGGTGCAGATGTTTTGGATTCCACAAATCAGAATATGATAGGTCATCAAGCTCTGGAAGAGGAGGACACATGGTGGGAGCTAACGCAAGAACAGAGATCTCACTTTGAAGCTTTGAAACATATGAATTCTTACTTAAGGGAAGAATATCATGCTATCCATGAACTGTTATGGAAATCTAATCAAGTCACCCTATACAGTGAAATGCCAAAGAG GAGCCATCCACCCAGCTATGCACCGAACGCGTGTCGCATTCATGGTAGTTTAAATGTGAACAAAGTTGCTGGAAACTTTCATATAACAGCAGGGAAGTCATTATCCATTCCCAGAGGGCATATACACATTTCAGCTTTCATGACCGATAAACATTATAACTTCACTCATAGAATAAACAAGTTTTCATTCGGAGGACCTAGTCCAGGTATCGTTCATCCGTTAGAGGGGGATGAAAAAATTGCTGATAACA aTATGATTTTATATCAGTATTTTGTGGAAGTAGTTCCCACTGACATACAAACCCTACTGACCACCTCCAAAACATACCAGTATAGCGTAAAGGATCATCAAAGACCTATAGATCATCAGAAAGGATCTCATGGAATACCaggaattttctttaaatatgacATGAGTGCGCTAAAGATAAAAGTTACTCAGCAACGCGACACCGTGTGCCAGTTTTTAGTCAAATTGTGTGCCACAGTTGGAGGCATTTTTGTTACAAGTG GATTGATAAAGAATATTGTGCAGAGCTTCTGGTATATTGTGTGCTGCAAGTTTCTGCCGTCCGAGGACAGCAAAAAcgataaaaaatttatgaatcCGATGAATGCTGAATCGAATTACAATCGGGTAGTCGGAACAATAAATTTGCTAAATGTCGCAGTACCCGAAAGTATGGATATCATGTTTAAACCACAGTAA